The following are from one region of the Myotis daubentonii chromosome 2, mMyoDau2.1, whole genome shotgun sequence genome:
- the LACRT gene encoding extracellular glycoprotein lacritin, which produces MRFTALLLLVALAGALVVAQDATAGPAQAAEDPESLQSDAPQETTIAAQTPAAAQETPAAAQEPTTKQRKNPLESVIEKGRSDQKNVIEREKKKVDDRIQKAKGPQGAMLRRDWI; this is translated from the exons ATGAGATTCAcagctcttctccttctggtagcTCTGGCTGGGGCCCTGGTCGTTGCCC AAGATGCCACCGCTGGTCCTGCACAAGCTGCTGAGGACCCTGAAAGCT TGCAATCTGATGCACCCCAAGAGACAACCATAGCAGCGCAGACTCCGGCGGCCGCCCAGGAGACtccggctgcagcccaggagccaACCACCAAGCAAAGAAAAAATCCTCTGG AATCCGTGATAGAGAAAGGTAGATCGGACCAAAAAAATGtgattgaaagagaaaaaaagaaggtgGATGACAGAATTCAAAAGGCTAAAG GCCCTCAGGGTGCA ATGCTGCGAAGAGATTGGATCTAG